In the Hordeum vulgare subsp. vulgare chromosome 7H, MorexV3_pseudomolecules_assembly, whole genome shotgun sequence genome, one interval contains:
- the LOC123411778 gene encoding pentatricopeptide repeat-containing protein At1g62260, mitochondrial — MRRWPPPIPGVAHRRAAAAAAATVASPTDELIRQHNRSLAALLRRGSLAAAWRLFDALPARSVVTWNLLLAALARRGDVSAANAFFASMPVRDVVSWNTLLAAYSRSSHSHHLAAARRLFDEMPQRDGVTWNTLLGAYVRRGLMGEARKLFDEMPQRGITSWNTMVTGLFAAGQVSKALDMFNAMPVKDSASLGTLVSGLTKNGWLHEAEELLTKRLRVTDMGMAVDAYNTLIAAYGQVGRVDDARRLFDMIPEGQYQHQMSNMRVFQRNAVSWNTMMMCYTRTGDLCSARMLFDEMPAKNLESWNTMIAGYAKVSNMQEAEKLFWEMPDPDMVSWNLIIRGFTQIGQVEHARGFFDRMPEREIISWNTMISGYEQNGDYDGTIELFSKMLEVGVMPDRHTFSSVLAACASLPMLRLGAQLHQFIEKSFLSDTATSNALITMYSRGGAITDAEAIFNQMYTQKELVTWNALIGGYEHNGRATEALQLFEEMRRARVMPTHITFISLLSACANAGLVSEGLRVFQTMVHEYSIAARIGHYSALVNLIGRHGQLDDALEVINSMPIAPDRSVWGSFLGACTAKKNEPLAHMAAKALCKIDPESSAPYVMIHNLHAREGRWGSASVAREEMERQGVHKHPGYSWIDLHDKLHVFNAGDTSHPFIQEIYSVLECFDMSSRDWS; from the coding sequence ATGCGGAGATGGCCGCCTCCCATCCCAGGCGTCGCCCACCGCCGCGCGGCTGCCGCAGCCGCAGCCACGGTTGCATCCCCCACGGACGAACTGATCCGGCAACACAACCGTTCCCTCGCGGCTCTCCTCCGTCGCGGCAGCCTCGCCGCAGCCTGGCGCCTCTTCGACGCTCTCCCAGCCCGCTCCGTCGTGACCTGGAACTTGCTCTTAGCGGCGCTAGCCCGCCGCGGCGACGTAAGTGCTGCTAACGCCTTCTTCGCCTCCATGCCTGTCCGGGACGTTGTGTCATGGAACACTCTCCTCGCCGCCTACTCCCGCTCGTCGCACTCCCACCACCTCGCCGCCGCGCGCCgcctgttcgatgaaatgccacaGCGCGACGGTGTCACGTGGAACACCCTCCTCGGTGCCTATGTGCGCCGCGGGCTCATGGGCGAGGCCAGGAAGCTGTTCGACGAGATGCCACAGAGGGGCATCACTTCTTGGAACACGATGGTCACCGGGCTCTTTGCTGCTGGTCAGGTGAGCAAGGCCCTCGACATGTTCAATGCGATGCCTGTGAAGGACTCTGCGTCGCTGGGCACACTGGTGTCTGGGTTAACGAAGAATGGCTGGTTGCATGAGGCAGAGGAGCTGTTGACAAAGCGCTTGAGGGTGACAGACATGGGCATGGCTGTTGATGCTTACAACACGCTCATTGCTGCGTATGGACAAGTCGGGAGGGTGGACGATGCCAGAAGATTATTCGATATGATACCCGAAGGTCAGTATCAGCACCAGATGAGCAATATGAGGGTGTTTCAGAGGAATGCTGTGTCATGGAACACAATGATGATGTGCTATACCAGAACTGGAGATCTTTGCTCAGCTAGGATGCTGTTTGATGAGATGCCGGCTAAGAACTTGGAATCATGGAACACTATGATTGCTGGGTATGCCAAGGTGTCCAATATGCAGGAAGCAGAGAAGCTGTTTTGGGAAATGCCAGACCCTGATATGGTATCTTGGAATTTAATAATACGAGGATTCACACAGATAGGACAGGTTGAGCATGCCCGTGGATTTTTTGATAGGATGCCAGAGCGTGAAATCATCTCCTGGAATACAATGATATCAGGTTATGAACAAAATGGGGACTATGATGGTACAATTGAGCTATTTTCAAAAATGCTAGAAGTTGGCGTGATGCCTGATCGGCACACCTTCTCTTCAGTTCTAGCAGCATGTGCTTCGCTCCCTATGTTGCGGCTTGGAGCTCAGCTCCACCAATTTATTGAGAAGTCTTTTCTGTCAGatactgcaactagcaatgccctTATAACAATGTACTCCAGAGGCGGGGCAATAACTGATGCGGAAGCCATCTTCAATCAGATGTATACGCAAAAAGAGTTAGTGACTTGGAATGCACTGATAGGAGGTTATGAACACAATGGTCGTGCTACAGAAGCGTTGCAGCTGTTCGAAGAAATGAGGAGAGCCAGGGTTATGccaacacatataactttcaTTTCTCTTTTGAGTGCATGTGCAAATGCTGGCCTTGTCTCTGAAGGACTGAGGGTTTTCCAAACCATGGTCCATGAGTATAGCATTGCTGCTAGGATTGGGCACTACTCAGCACTTGTCAATCTCATAGGtcgacacggtcagcttgacgatgCATTGGAGGTAATAAATAGCATGCCAATTGCTCCGGACCGATCTGTGTGGGGATCTTTCCTCGGAGCATGTACGGCGAAGAAGAATGAACCACTGGCTCACATGGCTGCAAAGGCATTATGCAAGATTGATCCTGAGAGTTCTGCTCCATATGTTATGATTCATAACTTACATGCTCGTGAgggaaggtggggaagtgcatctGTGGCAAGGGAAGAGATGGAACGGCAAGGTGTTCACAAGCATCCTGGATACAGCTGGATTGATTTGCACGACAAGTTGCATGTCTTCAACGCAGGAGATACCTCCCATCCCTTTATCCAGGAGATATATTCAGTTCTAGAATGTTTTGACATGTCATCCAGGGATTGGAGCTAG
- the LOC123408375 gene encoding protein RKD1-like → MDSNGEHSFWPYGRSFWHDSYLLEEEALLCSLPFPSFGCQPLCSIDPAVSQSSSLQAPCLVPCNTGDLDTSFEDDLLRCWEAMEQSDNSTEVSGKGLPLPLPCYGEENGSASNATRADRVRSERVLTFELVSQYFYMPITQAARELNVGLTILKKRCRELGIPRWPHRKLKSLRTLINDVEVLQEAGKADDDGQLRALVEMLEQERRLLEQKPYVELEEKTKRLRQACFKASYKKRRLLALEPGEASKYY, encoded by the exons ATGGATTCAAATGGAGAACATAG CTTCTGGCCTTATGGGCGAAGTTTTTGGCATGATAGTTACCTGCTTGAAGAGGAGGCGCTCCTCTGCAGTCTACCCTTCCCGAGCTTCGGTTGCCAACCATTGTGCTCTATCGACCCTGCTGTTTCGCAGAGCAGCAGTCTGCAAG CTCCCTGCCTTGTTCCTTGCAACACAGGCGATCTGGATACAAGCTTTGAGGATGATCTGCTGAGGTGCTGGGAGGCCATGGAGCAATCTGATAACAGCACAGAAGTGAGTGGGAAGGGATTACCATTGCCACTTCCGTGTTATGGTGAGGAGAACGGATCAGCATCCAACGCCACGAGAGCAGACCGCGTTAGATCAGAGAGGGTGTTGACATTCGAGCTTGTGTCACAGTACTTCTACATGCCGATCACGCAGGCGGCTCGAGAGCTGAACGTCGGGCTCACCATCCTTAAGAAGAGGTGCAGAGAGCTTGGTATTCCCAGGTGGCCGCATCGCAAGCTGAAGAGCTTGCGGACCCTCATCAACGACGTCGAG GTCCTGCAGGAGGCAGGCAAGGCGGACGACGACGGGCAGCTGAGGGCGCTGGTGGAGATGCTGGAGCAGGAGAGGCGTCTCCTGGAGCAGAAGCCGTATGTTGAACTCGAGGAGAAGACGAAGAGGCTTAGGCAGGCCTGCTTCAAGGCCAGCTACAAAAAGAGACGGCTCTTGGCTCTTGAACCTGGGGAGGCATCCAAATACTATTGA
- the LOC123411777 gene encoding ATP-dependent zinc metalloprotease FTSH 6, chloroplastic-like: MSPTAMSLTTTSHLPVCKAQDVPKQPPQRRASPAKATPPSPDAAGILRRGLLHSAGLGLGLGLAVARPARADHPPVLAPEELTSSRMSYSRFLEYLKAGAVKKVDLFQNGTVAVAEVDDPALARVHRVKVQLPGLPAELVRKMREKGVDFSAQPVEPNVGLDVLGLLLNLGFPLLFLASLFLRSSGGPMNMPGGGPNLPFGLGRSKAKFQMEPNTGVTFDDIAGVDEAKQDFQEIVQFLKFPDKFTALGARIPKGVLLVGPPGTGKTLLAKAIAGEAGVPFFSLSGSEFIEMFVGVGASRVRDLFNKAKDNAPCLVFIDEIDAVGRQRGTGIGGGNDEREQTLNQLLTEMDGFRGDSGVIVIAATNRPEILDAALLRPGRFDRQVSVGLPDVRGREEILRVHSANKKLDPDVSLSVVAMRTPGFSGADLANLMNEAAILAGRRGKDRVSVKEIDDSIDRIVAGLEGTSMTDGKSKMLVAYHEIGHAVCATLTPGHDEVQKVTLIPRGQARGLTWFLPGEDPTLVPKRQIFARIVGGLGGRAAEEVIFGEPEVTTGAAGDLQQVTQVARQMVTTFGMSEIGPWALTDQAAQSGDVVLRMLARNSMSEKLAADIDRTVKAIIDKAYEVAKAHVRRTRPAIDQLVDVLMEKETLTGDEFRAILSEYVDIGREQKDTAARTDMVTA, translated from the exons ATGTCGCCCACGGCCATGTCGCTGACCACGACGAGCCACCTGCCCGTCTGCAAGGCGCAGGACGTCCCCAAGCAACCGCCGCAGAGGCGGGCCTCTCCCGCCAAGGCCACGCCCCCGTCGCCAGACGCCGCCGGGATCCTCAGGCGCGGGCTGCTCCATTCCGCCGGCCTGGGCCTCGGGCTCGGGCTCGCCGTGGCAAGGCCGGCACGGGCTGATCATCCGCCGGTGCTGGCGCCGGAGGAGCTGACGTCGAGCCGGATGTCCTACTCCAGGTTCCTGGAGTACCTCAAGGCCGGCGCGGTCAAGAAGGTGGACCTCTTCCAGAACGGCACGGTGGCCGTCGCCGAGGTGGACGACCCGGCGCTGGCCAGGGTGCACCGCGTCAAGGTGCAGCTCCCGGGGCTCCCCGCCGAGCTGGTCCGGAAGATGCGGGAGAAGGGCGTCGACTTCTCGGCTCAGCCGGTGGAGCCCAACGTCGGGCTGGACGTCCTCGGCCTCCTGCTTAACCTCGGCTTCCCTCTCCTCTTCCTCGCCTCGCTCTTCCTGCGGTCGTCGGGGGGACCCATGAACATGCCCGGCGGCGGGCCGAACCTGCCCTTCGGGCTCGGCCGGTCCAAGGCCAAGTTCCAGATGGAGCCCAACACGGGCGTCACGTTCGACGACATCGCGGGCGTCGACGAGGCCAAGCAGGACTTCCAGGAGATCGTGCAGTTCCTCAAGTTCCCGGACAAGTTCACGGCGTTGGGGGCGAGGATCCCCAAGGGCGTGCTGCTGGTCGGCCCGCCGGGGACGGGGAAGACGCTGCTGGCCAAGGCGATCGCGGGCGAGGCCGGCGTGCCCTTCTTCTCACTCTCCGGGTCGGAGTTCATCGAGATGTTCGTGGGCGTGGGCGCGTCGCGGGTGCGGGACCTGTTCAACAAGGCCAAGGACAACGCGCCGTGCCTGGTGTTCATCGACGAGATCGACGCAGTCGGCCGGCAGCGCGGCACGGGCATCGGCGGGGGCAACGATGAGCGCGAGCAGACGCTGAACCAGCTGCTCACTGAGATGGACGGCTTCCGCGGCGACAGCGGCGTCATCGTGATCGCCGCCACGAACCGGCCGGAGATCCTCGACGCCGCGCTGCTCCGCCCGGGACGCTTCGACCGGCAGGTGTCCGTCGGGCTGCCCGACGTGCGCGGCCGCGAGGAGATCCTCAGGGTGCACAGCGCCAACAAGAAGCTGGACCCCGACGTGTCCCTCAGCGTGGTGGCCATGCGCACGCCCGGGTTCAGCGGCGCCGACCTGGCCAACCTCATGAACGAGGCCGCCATCCTCGCCGGCCGCCGCGGCAAGGACCGCGTCTCCGTCAAGGAGAtcgacgactccatcgaccgcatcGTCGCCGGCCTCGAGGGCACCAGCATGACCGACGGCAAGAGCAAGATGCTCGTCGCCTACCACGAGATCGGCCACGCCGTATGCGC GACGCTGACGCCGGGGCACGACGAAGTGCAGAAGGTGACGCTGATCCCGCGGGGGCAGGCGAGGGGCCTGACGTGGTTCCTGCCGGGCGAGGACCCGACGCTGGTGCCCAAGCGGCAGATCTTCGCGCGTATCGTCGGCGGGCTCGGCGGCCGCGCCGCAGAGGAGGTGATCTTCGGCGAGCCGGAGGTGACGACGGGCGCGGCAGGGGACCTTCAGCAGGTGACGCAGGTGGCGCGGCAGATGGTGACCACGTTCGGCATGTCGGAGATCGGGCCATGGGCGCTGACGGACCAGGCGGCGCAGAGCGGGGACGTGGTGCTACGGATGCTGGCCAGGAACTCCATGTCGGAGAAGCTCGCCGCCGACATCGACAGGACGGTGAAGGCCATCATCGACAAGGCGTACGAGGTGGCCAAAGCGCACGTCAGGAGGACGCGTCCCGCCATCGACCAGCTGGTCGACGTGCTCATGGAGAAGGAGACGCTCACCGGCGATGAGTTCAGGGCGATCCTGTCGGAGTACGTCGACATCGGCAGAGAGCAGAAGGACACCGCCGCGAGGACGGACATGGTCACTGCTTGA